CGGTACGTATACCTTTCTGGAAGCTTTTCCCTCGACATGACCTAATCCCTGAGCCGATGTCATCTTTTGACTCAGATGATGGCACAGAGACAGACACTGAAACGAATTCCAACACGAAAGACCGAGATGAGACTGCAGATACGGATGAGTTGGACGTGGAGAGCAAAATGGCAGACTATTTCCGAATGAATTGTGATTTATGCTCCGTGGCGCTTGAGTCAATGGCAGACATTCAACAGCATTTCAAAAACATGCACAACATCAACCGAGGCTATTTAAGGTGCTGTGACTGCAGCAATAGGAAATTTCGTATGCGGAAGCAAATTGTGGACCATGTTACATGGCACTTAGATCCGACTGCTTTTCAGTGAGTAGAGCATTGACTGCTGTTGCGTGTAAAATAAAACGACTCTAATCCACTGCAGGTGCaagaaatgtttgaaaacGTTTACGGAAGAGAGTCGTCTAGTTACCCATAAGGCGTCCCATCATATGGACGATGACAAACTTATATTCAATTGTCATGTGTGTGAAAAGCGATTCGGCAAGCAGCACATTTTAAATGAACATGTGAGACGAGTTCACCCGCCGGACGACCAAAGCTTTGCGTGTGATATATGCCAGAAAGAGTAAGTTCGTGAGTCCATTTCGTTTAGTTTTGCCTTACCACCGGTAGCCAGACGATATCACCTTTCTGTCCTCTAGGTACAAAACGAAAAAGCTCCTTCACAACCACATACAGACCGTACACAACCGTAAAGACACCAAACACATCTGTGATATTTGTGCTAGAGTTATGAGTTCCAAGCACTCACTCAAGGAACATGTCAAAACGCATACCGATGGCGAGCGCTTCAAATGCGACGAATGTGGATCGATGCTGAAAAGTCAATCGTCGTTGATCAAGCACAAGAAAATGCACACGGACGTCGAACAAACGTGCGACATCTGTTTCAAAGTAAAACCGAACGCATCGGCTCTGAGGAATCATGTGAGGAATGTCCATAGCGAGGCGAAGCACAAATGCACGTATTGTGACAAAGCGTTCAGACGGTCGATGTCGTTGAAGGTAAAAGTTCAAAATTGTGAAGAGTTTGTGATCgcagaatttttgatttataaaaatgatCCCAGGAACATGTCGCCACCCATACCGGAGAGGTCTTATACACCTGTTCGTTTTGTTCGACCACATTCAAATCTAGCGCTAACAAGTTCAAACACTACAGACAAGTACACTTTGAAGAATGGAAAGCTAACAAAAAAGTGAAGAAGTAGAACCGGCGATCAAAGTTGTTACATATTCAAGTAGTCCCgttccaaaataaaatttttgtttttaagaatttttttttttgaagtctAACGAATGAAAGTAAAGTCAAATCGCCGAGGGCGAAGCTGTAAGGGAAATTGGTGGTTCTTTTGGAACAGAAATGGACTTTTATGGAATTTGTGGTGCCAATGACTCCAGCTTATCACGGTTTGATTCATCTTTCCAGTATTACGAGGGATATAGACTATGTAGCAAACTTCCAGCAAGCATGTGATGCCTTATCATGCTCCAGAGAATACCCGAACTggcaaaaaaaacttgaacGACCTGAACCCGaaccaatttaattttaccgggcgtttttcatttaaaaaatttaaattcgggTCGGGTTTCGAAAATCCTATTTTCTTCTATagatttccattttcttcgAAGAAATTTACCTTGGGTTTTTCAAAGGTTTTCTTAAATGACAAAATACTTTTCTACTTACTTTTCTTCGAAGATCAGTTCAGTCCAGTGAATTCGTCATAAATTTAGCTAGTCCACGATGAGATCAGATTCAGATACCTAAAAACGACTCAGGCAACATTTGTTGGATCCATTGTGCTATACAGTCGTTCCACGGTCATCCATCCCTCTCGGGCTCGATTAGCCATTTGATTCACTTATAATAAACCAAATCGTGCATCTCTAACTTAATCGACTCTTCAGATGCAACACTCTCTTATAAATAAAACCTTGCCCAAAGCGAAATCTAAAGAGAAAAAGCGGTCGAACTGCAAGGTAACCAAACCTGTCATGACAGTGATTACGGTATGTGAGCTGTGCTGGTTGCCTCACTGGATATCACAGCCACTCGTACCGATCAGTCAGATTTCGCGATCCTTTGGCCATTGTCACAATTTGATGGACCGTGTGAATGTGCCTATTCACCGCCGATCTCCAAAATAGAATGACTTTGCttcataaaatatgtttgttGATAGTCATGAATATCATGattggtatcgttgtaaagcttagacctcAGGCAGCCTGAGTGAGGCTAAACAGCAACTATATTTTTGAGATCAATAGAGTCCCACAGTTGGATGCAAACAGTCTTTGAAGTTTCCCGCAGGTcccaaaataacaaaaaaacgaagacttaaaaaaacttaatcaaaaaaaaaatcatcgaaatattttcttgttatgttaatCTTACTCGTGGTACTgccctctacaaaaaaaaacactaaaaacatatcttgtccacgagaggtccaataaattttttttcaagctcaccgtgacaTGAATCGGGAAGATTAGTTGGCTAGGATTGATAGCTAAGAATCGGTGTAATCAATACTCTCTcactctctagcaaacaaactctcagctctatgtgtcaaattcacaccgtatttctttgtattctacattttgactgacttcGCTGTACATGTGCATTTCAAAGGCTACTTGAcactttcaccaccttaaaaaaaaatcaattttcaaaaaaaaatttacaaagatttATAGATTTATATCAAATCAAATATGTTTGAAACGGCATTAGCATCGTCATTTTCaaacgttttcaaaattgaagcaGAATTTCCTCTCTGAATTTCTATTGAATATTGTTGTATCAAGAAATTGGTCAAGCGCTTTTCTCCAGTTTTTTGTTGCAACAGTTTtccgattttatttatgaatttcttAGTGTCCTCTCCCATTGGCCCGAACGTTTCGAAAGCGACAGGAGTGAATATGTAGTCACGTTTTAATGCCATCCATGTAGTGATTATGTTTATGACGTTCTGATTGGTCTGCGACCGAGCCAGCGATTTTCGCTGATTGGGCCCGGTACGATGAAGCAACAGTGTCGTTAACTGTAGCATCCCAAACCAAAGATTTTCCTCGTTCCCAAGGAGTGGTGGTTACGCCGTCAACGCGCTTTCCGTACGATCTGCTCATTCCAGGCGGTTCTAGCATGCTCGGGAAATCGATTTTAGATAAGGCATTCAAggttattttattgaatccaGAATCCTACATGTCTCGGAATTCTGCCAGCGCTCCTAATGCATGATAAACCGTGGTGGCCGTTTTCTTCGACAGTTTTTCCACATCGACAAGTGTGTTTTTCGCATAGTTTCACtcccacgacagagtaaagttaaccaggcaggagcgcttgtttgactagggacctgaataatctagtagccctacattttttacgaacaaaatttttcaatttatgtcagtgttcatttgtgttcattttcatccagtgtattaggtcccttatttgacgtttcgaaaatgaaccgctaatgcctggtttattttactctgccgtgttcaCTCCCAAACGTAAAAAATATAGTTTGATTGCTAGGTGTAAATCAAAAACTGCTGcattacgaaaataaatagCGTCAAATTGGAGTTGCCCTTATGTCATTTTTGTTGACTCAGGAgctcacacgaaaacgagcAAATTGAAACCACAGATTTTGCCttgcaaatttcattttatttcattttttatataaaaaaaagaccaCAAACAAATGGTCACATAAAATGACAAGTAATACATCTCATGATGATCTACGTGTGTGTACAGGATTGTCTgttaaaacaaagtttttcaaataaaattcgacTGACATTAATTTAACGGTCTTAACGAAATAATTTGTGTGCAGTTTCCATGTGGTTCAGCTGTTTGAGAGGCAAATTGTGTCgatgggattttttttagaatagtCATAAGTGCGTTATTTGATGCTTTATCAAAAATAGTAGTGCCAAATGGATCATACGTTCTCCTGTTATTGTCTTAATATATATACTTCCGGTCGTAAATACTTGTTCCTTTCGAATAGCCGCTTAATGTTCtaagttaaaaatttgtctTAGGTCTAgttcaatatattttgtataacATAAATACTAAAGCGGAAACGTTTCCGACGACAAATAgtaaaatcgataaatttatAGCTTAAAGTCGAaagattaaaaatgaatttggaaTGAATTTTGGGAATGAATCTTAAACGTTAAAATAGTTGCGTAACGCTGAAAGTGTGTGAAAACACATTGggtgaatgaatgaaaatttcggaatttctttttcgatcGTTCGTTAAGCAGGAAACCGTTTCACTGAgctttgaaacattttaaattcaagaaaatcgaaaaaatgaaaaaaaactaaaaattttcccttAACTATATTGGACGGATGGAATGTATAGCTGTGCTGTTGAAATGATTGTTCGGTCGATCTTTTCCCCGTTTCGTTCAAAATCGATCTTTGGATGAGGCCACATATTCCATatcgttcaaattttgaatttcttgcAGTTCTTGGAACTTTTCGTGATCGCGAATGTGTGCGTAATTAGCTGCCAGACACATTAGGTAATGGACCATACTGAGTATCACCAACAAACACGATACCGTTGCTAGTATGAACATCACTTCGGCCTTCTCGACGCCGTCCTTACAAAATGCTTTCACTTCGAATTTTTCGCAGATTTTCATGTCCTCGTCCCGGGTGCCGTACGGGAACATAAAGTCTAAAGAAACGGAAAGAGAgtttcgattgaaattttggttCATATGCAATGAGAAAAGTGTAGCAACTTACGGAACTGTGTCAAGTCTATGCATCGTCGGTTCGTTTCGATGCTCACTTCCGAGCATAGATTCCAAAATATTGTGTAGACAAAGGTAACGACAACCAAGAAGCATAGAATCAATATCCAGACAATGTTCAACACGTACGTAATGCCCATAAACTGAAAAATCACGTTCCACATAAGATCTATCCAGATCAGTCTAAATTCCCTTCAATCAATTCTTACCACAGCGCACGATATCCTTCCGCCAACTCTCGATCGCCAAGCTCTGTACACTTTATACCGCGTCGAGCCGGTAGCCAGGCATCCGACAAATAGTATCATAAAACCAAGTGCAGCCATACTGGCACCGATGACAACGAAAATCATTTGTACCGCTTCAATCCACAACAGCCTCAGATGAAATACTTGATCCAGCATGATGATCGTCAGCGACGCACCGCGATACATTGTGCCACAGAATATGCCCACACCAAGTAGGCACATTACGGTGGCTATTAATGTTGCGTAGGGGATGCGGGTCATACATGATTTACAGCAGTTGCCTAAATGGAATGGAAATGATTAACCAATTGGGGCAAGGTAGGTTAAGGTGGAAGTGGAAATATTAAATGTGAACTGTCTAACGATAATGGTACATTGTCATATCAACCTCAAGAGATGCTAAGATTAACGAGAATTCTTATTTCTACCCAAATAGTCAAACAGTCTAGTGGAAACAACGGTGGTATTAGTACACGAAATAGACCTCCTGTTGTATAAAAATGACTTAcgacaacgacaacaacatttttaatcCGGAGTGACTATTCGACACCAGTGTCGAATAGCCAAGCAACACAAtgcatgctatttgacaccggtgtcgaatagccacacaacacaatgcatgctatttgacaccggtgtcgaatagccacacaacacagtgcatgctatttgacaccggtgtcgaatagccacTCAACCCAGTGTATGCTATTTGACACTAAAAATTCCACACACCCCTCCCCTATTTGTAATGTAACGGATgtcataataaaaatttggtaacTCGGTAAACAACAATTCATTAAGGCATGATGTTATGTTCGTAAATTTAGCTGATTCTTAAACAAAGATGTCAAATGTCTAAAGCTACTATCGTCTGTTATGATGACAATCGGTGAATTTCTAGCGATTATCATCATCATTGACGATAGTCGCTCTACATATTTGACAGCTAAGTTTACGATTTGTCAAAAAATACGATCGTAACATCATTTACGAACTTACAAAGTTACTAGCGTATCGGCGTGAAGGGCCTTTTTGTGAGAACTGTCGAGTGTTTTAATCAGGGCAAGAAGCTTCGTTCGCATAGGCGAATTGTTTTCTATGTTCTACATTGAAAAGTGGTCGCTAAAATGGAGCTCACAACAATAAACTCAACAAATGTGGGAAACTTTTTACGCAACTGAACCCTAAACGACAGAATGCTGCCTTGATACCATTTTACCAATAGCTAGTGGTTTGACGATTTTCTCCGTCTTAATTGTTTAATAACGTAATTGACGTAACGCTAGTGCTTTAACAGCCCTCATTTCCCTGTCACATTGTGTAACGCTAGACCAGAATCACTGCCACCTTCGTATTACGTAATTTTTGAACGGCCCCATAGTTATTGTTATTTGATCACCTAGTGTACAAAACAGGATATTGCAAAAAGAGCGTTGTTTGCGAGCAAATCGCTCAAGTTGGAATTTCATGTTTTGTCCCGAAGTGATCACGCCTACGATCTGGCTAACCGGTTTTATCCCCGaaaaaaacactaaatttttctaaacaaaattcttgacaatTGCCGATgagaacaaacaaaacatcaACTGAACGCAATCTTATCATCACATTTAAGTGGAGAAAGTAAGGTGATTTACATCGCACACGTGAAAAAGGTTTTTCATGCTCCATTTGACAACGTAGGAGACTAAAAGGAGAGACATAAGTGAATGTTTCACTGATCTACGATAAATTTCGTCGGAAAATATGAGTGAATTTAACTTATATATTGAGATTAGCTTGGCAACTCAGCCAATGCTATTCGACACCCACCTTTGGGgaccagaaaaaaatttcgcggGCGCGACACACAGGTGTCGAATAGCCAAAcaacacagtgcatgctatttgacaccggtgtcgaatagcatcGGCCTTTTTAATCTGCTTGGATTagtcacacaaaaattatctTCAAATCTAACTTCATTAATTGATATGATACAACGAGCACACGAAGCCgtaattaatttataattcgTTTTCAGTTGGTGTTCCttcatttccatttattcGCACGACGAttccaatgaaatttttaaattatctgTAAAGTGCCGCGACTGGCACTCAAAATGTTGATTTAGTTTTAAGTCCCGCATGAAGAGCAGTGGGCTAATAGGTTTCTTATGGTAAGTTTAACATTGTAAAACTGAATGCCGGAGTAAAGGGTGTTATTAGGTCTAGTGGATcgagtgaaattttttaattatttttaagtgTTTGCGGAGCTCCAACTACATCAGTTTATATTATTAAACAATCAGCGAAAAAGTTTCGGAGTTTGTTTTTCGAATGTGTGATCCAGCTGGCCTTTTCATCTGGTATGTGTTCCCATACATATTTGAATGTACAAATTTTCTTGTCAtacgtgtgtgtgtgtgtgtgtttaagAATTTAGCTGAAGCAAAGTAGGTGCAGAATTCTGTACTATACATTAATTTTGTCTTTGTATCAGGAAAGTAAACACGCCACCTCTGCCTGTTTTACTTGGCCATATCGTTCTTTCTATTGTTAAAAGGTTCTATGTTCCTACTAATTGATTACTGCCATCCTTCAAACAGTGgcttttaaattgaattgcaaTCCGGCTTCAACAGGTTACAATAGTTCGTCAGGGAAACCCATATCGCTCGAATTGTTATTGTGGATAACAAATGTTGCGGACGGCTACTATCTGTTATCGCTCTGACCATATATACTCTGACTGACGAGGTCTTATGTAGCAAAACAcatgttcaaacaaatgaagtaaaagatttaaaatctatctcaaaagaagtaatagatccgatagtagAACTGCTGAGACAATCATCTGTGAAATGGTAAACTTCTGTCCAAACTGCATTTAGTGTCGAAACTAAAAGTGTGGCATTCATCTATTGATTAGCTGAAGAATCTATTTTGTGTCTCCTCCAATTTTCTAAAGATCCAGCATACTAGTACTCGTAGTCACCCTTGTAGTCACCGTAACGACATATGAAAAAGTCAGGGCCCACAGCTTTCAGTCCAGACTGTTGGTATTGGTATCAATACACCGCAAAGCAAGCTCCAGATCAGAATTAATTAAGGGCATGCTCGCCGCAGTAGTCAGAATGTCTCTTgtaaattaagtttttaatATAATGGCACTGCGTTCCGACGTTCtccgcaaaaaaaattaagaccCAAATGACCCTTAAAAAATGTGTTCTGGTTTGCAGTGCGTTGCTAGTATGCATATAtccataaaatcaaatttcaatgaTTTAACAATTATTACAGAAACAAGCACTGTCATCACCTCACTTCCTTTAATGTTATATCTATGTAGACAAAGTCAACTAGATACGACACTGATTCATAATCCATAATTAAAATGGCATTAAAACGGTAAACAAATTGACTGAAACAGGTTACAGGTTGCAACCATCAGCGTAATATTCTGTACGGAAAGAATTGTGCGAGAAGTTACAGACAAGATTGATTGAGGCATGACCACAATAGAATTGCTATACGCGCTGGTTACcgtcatttattttcattaaaaagaagagctaaaaaaccgtttaTTACAATCGATACTGTGCTAACCCGACGAAAATCTTATCAGACATCAGATTAGACACACTATACCCTTTCTGCTGGTTAACATAacatcgaaatacaaaaaatgaactgataacaaaatgaatttttttttcgatttattttacCTGACTTATGATTATTTCCATGTAGCGATGCTTCAGAGAAACGATCAATGGAATAGTCTGACCTATAGACGCTGCGTCGGTGATTTACTTTGTTATTATTGTAAGCTCTAGTCATAACGCCATCATCAtcaaaattagtttccaaTAAAATCTCTTCACGCGGATCCCGTATGCGATCACGATTTCTTGCTtccatattttcgaaatttcaaagaaaaaattgttttgtctgTTTCGATGTTAATGTGGTTCGGTTCAGTCTTTATGTTGGAATTCCAGaatgaaattctttgaatggaatttttttaatttaacttagACACAACATACAAAAGTAAGTTGTTTTCCTTTAGGAGAACATTGTTGATGGCAACacacaaaagaattcttcAATATTGCACTATACGCTGCGCCGTCGAACAAaatatcacatttttttcgtagtTGCTCTGTTCGAACACAAATTACTTTTGAGCTaatgaaaagaatttattgtttcaattaattaGAACACAAAACTGTCCGCTAATTACAACAAAATGtggaattaaaacaaaaaaaacactgaAGCGTTTGATTCAATTATACATTGAAGAAAtgaattagaaaaattcaGTACAAAAGGATGAATGAATGTGAATCACACAACAACTTATTGGAACTGATTAAAGTTTCTATGAATTTTTCTTCCCATTCGGTATACGTTGCGTTGGTATTTTTCTGTGTATTACAATGCACAGTGTGTCACTAACATATAGTCCGGTCTGATACTCATGACAATAGAATTTTTAGCCGATTTATTAACCCATTTGATTCATTCGAGAGAAATTTCTTCGAAtcagtttttgaataaattcacATTTAGTTGTCACTGATCCAATGGAAGTTAATCAAATACGTCGACTCGACATTGTCGAGTCCATAATTCTTAATTCCAGCTCAGACCCGACTATATTCTcatgaattacatttttgtactTGTGTGCATTCAtaaagtgaaacaaaaaaaaatgaaattcgtgatTGGATCTTAGCTTTGATGAAGTGCATCTGTGGAAACTAATAAAGCGTTTGATGGCGTTTTCGTACGCGATTGTTAAGCTCTGATCTTCGGTGCTAGAGAGAGCATTGGTCGAACTAATAAAGCAACATGAATGAACGATATATTGCAAGTAAATTGTGACAATAAAAACATTACATGTAATCCCAACGTAAAACATACACAAAGAAAGAAACGAATATCTTATCCGGTTGATTGGAGCATTGCTGGTGAGTGAATGAGACGGTAAGTGAAACAAGTGgttgaagaacaaaaaaaaaaaaaaaatcaaaattcgcAGGCCCCACCTATGATCCATGGCTATATGGTTCTTATCTTTTATGTACAATTTTATCTAAACGTATTTTATAAACACCAAATTCGAATTctattttgttgaatgaacGTGCTACATACCCATTCTTATTTGAATAATATCCGTGCGGTTAATAGTACGAATCAATGGTCAAAACAAACTTGTAGTCGTGTGTTTTATGGCCTAATTTCACAATTAGTCTGCATCAGAATCGTACTGATGATCACTTTTTTCTTACAATCAATAATACGAAAACGAGATCTAAACAGTTAGTGGTTCGGTGGATCAAAGTTTCACTTAACTTTGTTCTTAGACAATTACTTATAACAACAATTAAACATCAACAACAAATCCTCGCCATTTTAAGGTTTTGCAAGAATTGCATTCACTTTTTTGTTgctcaaaatttaaaaattttgctgaATGTCCCAGCAGAAATTACTGGGTGAAACTGAGGCCCGTGAATTGCAGTTAATCAGTAAAGCAGTGGCAATCataatttaaagtaaaaacattttacactcgccaaaccatgaaaacactgaatatcacgcgtcaaaagttatcggaaaccacacttttagttctctctcatcagaccttgcaaacaggtctagggatccaggcgatgttttacttaatggtggagtttgtttatgttattcgtcaaagatagaaatttgatacgaaggcggagcttactctccgtatcaacgagtagcgtgatgcacatcgaacgatcaactcgttcggctttatatcgcgtattttcggtttcgttattattctcattcttcttctatacattCAAGTTCAACCTTGAACGGTGTGTTTggtatttggttttgttgtttgccTGTGGTGTGAcgagtgtaaaattgtgtgcatCACGGTATTGAAACCACTCAATCACAGTATATGTGTGAGTTCGTATACCACTCGACTTCGTATCGACGAAACATACATActtatacaaaatttattctctctgtatacgaattcacacgtatactgtaatttcgtggtttcaatgggttgtgatgaaAGTTCATGGTTTGACCGTCGAAACTGATCGCCTGCGcaaatgtcaacattttctttttgatttttcacgtcaatgatctattgaaattgagatatagacttaataaaccaatttattcaacgtatactacatgcctgaaacattaatagtttcacaaattgtgtatttactgagcgtcatagacctgaaacgtcattcttcctcttcttaaaatggcgaaaatcacaGCCCatccaagtgatgcaaataactatttatggACAAATTTCACTGTAGCATTAAACATTTGCTTCGTGAGTGTCCTTTACGAAAGCAGCCATTTTCTCGAATCTTATGGATCCTAGATACTTACAAACCATCCACAATATTGTGAGTCTCCCCTATTATATGTGCCTTGGCATCAGTTACAGACTAAGCACTGAGTATACTTTATAGTGTTATCGCAATTTTACTCGTAAAATGGTCTTGTGCCTAGCGTGTGGGAAGTTTGtatttcgagccgaaggcaaggaAGGCATATTAGACTTCTTTCGTTCAAAGCTTGATAGAaattctattacttcattcgtttcccgagtaaaaatttagttctcAGTGAGACTGTAAAATGAGCATGATCAACGGTCTCATTTCAGTCTCCTTACGTATTCAGTCTCATTTCATTctcactttttcttttctttgatgATTGTTGAACAAATAGTGAACGAGAccggccgagtggtctctttttcaatattttacgagacttttgagaccgaccgagtggtctttcttggattattttttgttggattttacgagactggccgagtggtctcgttttgaatattttacgagaaagtaagagaccgaccgagtagtctttcttggaatatttttcgttggactttacgagactagccgagtggtctcgttttgaatattttaggagaatgttagagaccgaccgagtggtctttcttggattatttttcgttggactttacgagactggccgagtggtctcgttttgaatattttacgagaatgtaagagaccgaccgagtagtctttcttggattattttttgttggattttacgagaatggccgagtggtctctttttgaatattttaggagaatgttagagaccgaccgagtggtctttcttggaatatttttcgttggactttacgagactgcccgagtggtctcgttttgaatactTTACGAGAATGtcagagaccgaccgagtggtctttcttggaatatttttcgttggactttacgagactgaccgagtggtctcgttttgaatattttaggagaatgtaagagatcgaccgagtggtctttcttgg
Above is a genomic segment from Bradysia coprophila strain Holo2 chromosome IV unlocalized genomic scaffold, BU_Bcop_v1 contig_106, whole genome shotgun sequence containing:
- the LOC119071077 gene encoding neuronal membrane glycoprotein M6-a isoform X2, translating into MGNCCKSCMTRIPYATLIATVMCLLGVGIFCGTMYRGASLTIIMLDQVFHLRLLWIEAVQMIFVVIGASMAALGFMILFVGCLATGSTRYKVYRAWRSRVGGRISCAVFMGITYVLNIVWILILCFLVVVTFVYTIFWNLCSEVSIETNRRCIDLTQFHFMFPYGTRDEDMKICEKFEVKAFCKDGVEKAEVMFILATVSCLLVILSMVHYLMCLAANYAHIRDHEKFQELQEIQNLNDMEYVASSKDRF
- the LOC119071066 gene encoding transcription factor grauzone-like, whose translation is MNCILCINATAEFINIHDRIGKALNIPEVISKHFWFTVDESSETHICVDCWKHTSSFNLFYDRVLDAHRKNSTENIIPINRPFESQYLSTLPGTVAGYHLGKPFKTEAIAEDQQNENESPMPHLIKYESIAPPNVSPVTVKLESCYDDSTLHNDASFNDDSDDNDDGTETDTETNSNTKDRDETADTDELDVESKMADYFRMNCDLCSVALESMADIQQHFKNMHNINRGYLRCCDCSNRKFRMRKQIVDHVTWHLDPTAFQCKKCLKTFTEESRLVTHKASHHMDDDKLIFNCHVCEKRFGKQHILNEHVRRVHPPDDQSFACDICQKEYKTKKLLHNHIQTVHNRKDTKHICDICARVMSSKHSLKEHVKTHTDGERFKCDECGSMLKSQSSLIKHKKMHTDVEQTCDICFKVKPNASALRNHVRNVHSEAKHKCTYCDKAFRRSMSLKEHVATHTGEVLYTCSFCSTTFKSSANKFKHYRQVHFEEWKANKKVKK
- the LOC119071077 gene encoding neuronal membrane glycoprotein M6-a isoform X1 gives rise to the protein MEARNRDRIRDPREEILLETNFDDDGVMTRAYNNNKVNHRRSVYRSDYSIDRFSEASLHGNNHKSGNCCKSCMTRIPYATLIATVMCLLGVGIFCGTMYRGASLTIIMLDQVFHLRLLWIEAVQMIFVVIGASMAALGFMILFVGCLATGSTRYKVYRAWRSRVGGRISCAVFMGITYVLNIVWILILCFLVVVTFVYTIFWNLCSEVSIETNRRCIDLTQFHFMFPYGTRDEDMKICEKFEVKAFCKDGVEKAEVMFILATVSCLLVILSMVHYLMCLAANYAHIRDHEKFQELQEIQNLNDMEYVASSKDRF